The genomic interval CATCTCGCATTCGGCTAGTACGATTGACAAACAAACATACGCAAAGCCCCTCCCAGTTTGATGGCAGGGGTCAAGTCAAATGGACGAGAGCGGCTGGTCCAGACTGATGAGATCGTGCTACCGAGGGCCAAGCAAGCATGGTTCATCACATTTACTGCGCCAGCAACAAATTACATCACATATCCAAATCTTCATAATTAGGCGAATATGGCCGCCTCCGCGTAGTTCCCATTTTCCTTACGGGATTTGGCGGCTAGCTGCAAAGCTGTCAGAGTCTCTTTGATGTCCCAGAACGAGCGAGCCAACCGCCGAAACGGCGGCCCCTCCAATCATGCTCCGGTGGCTGGATGCACGCAGCTCAGGTGAGAGAGGGGAATCAAGAGCTTCGAGACAACATCACTCATGCAATCTACCTGCCGCAAATGATCCGAGTGCGGTGGTAGGAGTCAGGCCATCAGTCTTTGTTCACTCGTCCTCACAGGGCTGAACTTGACCCCGGGCAATGCACCCGAAGAGTCTGATGCAGGGCAGCAGTTAATTTTGGAGCTGACAAGTCTTGCACGGAACGTGATTGTGCCCTCATGCATTCGCCGTTGAGTTTAAGCCATGTTGTGGCCATGGCTCGCGACGTGTATGGATGTCGCCGTGCTTGCGGGTTGCGGTGAGGGACACACGTTGCCCCGAGCAAACAATTGGCTTCAATATCTCGATTCATGTGATATGTATACATTGCTCTATAGCCGCGCGTTTGTTGCTATGATTAGGTCATGTTCCAGCAAATGGGGACATCATGCCCCTATGCTCAAAAAAATCAATTCCTCCGTTAACTCCAGTAATGCCACATGCCCCATGTCCTGCCCCTCTACTTCATGACTCTGGTCTGCCACCTCCCAATGCTAAGAAAGCTCAACTTATGCAGCTCCTGCCTTTACCAGGTGGGCGTACTCCAAGCCGTGGGGTTGGCTCCAGGTGCTGGGGTCCTCAGCCAGGGCCGCcatctgctgctgctggaggTTCATGGCGCCGAGCTGCTTCTTGTTCATCTTCTCCTTCAACTCCTCGGTGATGGCGTCGACGTCGACCTTGAGGTACCCGCGGAGGAACTTGCCCACGTCCGTGTTCTCAACGTTGCCGCGGATCTTCTGGGCCTCGTCCCCGCCGGTGCTGTAGACGTTGACGTCAAGCGCCGTGTGGCCATGGGTGCTCCAGCCGACGTGGGCGCGGAGGCTGATCATGGCGGCGAAGGTCTGGACCGAGACCTCGGGGTGGTCGACGAGGGCCTGGAGCTCCTCCGGGTGGGCGTTGTCGATGCCGAGGCCGGGGACGACGAGCTCCTTGTTGACCCATTGCTTGAGCTCCTCCTTGTTCAGGGTCTTGCCGCTGGTGGAGGCGACTTTTTGCAGGAACTTTTTGGAGAGAAGCTCGGCGGAGGCCGAGGCCTTTGCGAGGGCCTTGGGGTACCAGTTGTAGACGGGGAGGTGTCCGGGCTCCTCTGTTTATCACGTAGTTAGCTGGCTGCAGACATGCTTTTTGATGAGGACGAAAACAAGAATTGAAAACTTACGCAAAGCAGTAGCGAGGCCACCGGTCTCGTGATCGCTGGTGGCCACCAAGAGGGACTCGGTCTTGCTGTCCTTGACAAAGTCGGAGACGAGTTTGAAAGCCTTGTCGTACTCGAGGACCTCCCGGACCTGGGCGGCAGGGTCGTTGATGTGGCCGGCGTGGTCGATCCTGCTGCCCTCGATCATGAGGAAGAAGCCCTTGTCGCTGTTCTCCGTGGCCTTTTCGAGGGCGCGCAGTGCCGTAGCGGCCATCTCGCTCAGGCTCGGGTAGACGTCGCTCATGTTGCGGCGGTCGATCTCAAAGGGGATATCGTAGTGGGCGAAAAGACCGAGCTGGGGGAACGAGACCTTTTCGCCGCCCTCGAGGGCGTCAAAGCCCGCGCGGTCGCCGGCGTAGGTCCAGCCGAATTCATCCTGGGCCTTCTTGACGACGTCGGTGTTGTCGAGTCTGCAGCTGCCGTCGGTGCCGTTGGGGAGGAAGTGGCAGCGGCCACCACCGAGCATGATGTCGACGACGCGGCCGAGAGGACCGTCGCCGACCTCCTGGAGGGCGATGTCGTCGTTCATGGCACGGGTGAGGACGTGGCTGGCGAAGCAGGCGGGTGTGGCGTCCGTGATGTCGGTGGTGACGACGAGGCCGGTCATGAAGCCGGCGCGCTTGGCGGCCTCGAGGACGGTGCCGCAGGGCTCGTAGTCGGGGAGGACGGAGATTGCGCCGTTGTAGCTCTTTTTCCCGCAGGAGAAGGCGGTGGCGCCGGCGGCGCTGTCGGTGACGAGGGAGTTTGAGGAGCGGGTGCGGGAGGAGCCCCAGAAGTGCCTGTCGAGGGTGAGGACGTCGTCTTCAGGGAGGCCCTCGACGTGCTGGCGGAAGCTACGCGTCAGAGAGAGCGAGGCCGGGCCCATGCCGTCCGAGACCATGAAGATGAGGTTGCGCTTGCCCTCAGTGGGCCTGGGGAACTTTGTCGAGCTCCGGTGCTGGGTCCATACTGCGAGGACGATGAGGGCTGCCGTGGCGAGGAGGGCCCAGGCGAAGAGGACGATTTCGCGGAGGCGCGAAGGGCCTGGGGGCGTCCGGGAGGAGTCGTCGCTGTCGTCGCCTTCGCGGCGGTCGTTAATCAGGGGCGTCCGTTCGGAAGACTGCGTGTTTGCGGTATTAGCCATGATGTTTAACCCCCAGTTTGCGATTTAAGCTCCAAGGTGGTTGGTTTTGCGACCGCGGGGTGTCTTTTGTTTGATAGAAGTGAGTTTGGGATAAAGTTTTGTTTTGTGCTTACCATCTTGGAAACGTCTCTACTGTGTAGGTCCTCTATTGCGTGGCAAACGCAAGCAGGGAAGGGATTTCGCGTCGCTTCAGTTCCTGTCGCAGGTGAAGCTGGGATGGTTTGGAAGCTGACTCTTGCCCAGGTTGATAAGGTCAGGTACCTGAGGTAAGTGACGGGGGGCTGGGATCCTTTTTCAGATGACGGAACCGAGCCAGGACAGGCAGCCCCTCCACTATGGCTTCCAAGTTCCGTGCCCTGCAGCACGATAACACCCCGTCGATAACCTTGACGACCTTGGCGACCTTGGGGGATAGCTTCAGTGGTGTCTGACTCTCGTCCACTTTGGGAAATGGGTCACGGTCTCATTCTTTCGTTGCAGGGCTTCACCGTCTCCTACCAATCCTACCAATCCCGACGCGTTCATTTGGAGCTTTGGGGGACCGTTTGGAGGAACTTTGAGAGATGTGACTGGTTGGGTGGCTCCTCCCCCAGGGGACCCCACCATTCCGGGCCTGTGCTGTGACATCACGCCCGCCTTGTCATCCCGTGGTCACAGGTGCCATCTCACCCACTGAACCTTAGATACTGGCAAGCTTGAGTCGGACAGACACATTGGATAACTTTTGCGAGTAAAGGGATTGGTCCCGCGATGCGGTCTGGGCTGAGCCTCACACAAGCCTTCCCTCCAAGGCCCTCCAAGGCCCTCCAAGGGATCTCGCCCGCGCTGTCAGCTGGACTGCTTGTCGTTGGCTTAGACTGGATCATGTGGGCGAGCATCTGCGGGGAAAGGTTAGGGGACACACACTCATATCACTTATACTGCCCCCCTCCTCATGCTCGGAATACCGAACGTGGTTAGGATCAACTAGCTGCCGTTGGTCATGGTACACATCTCATTGGATCGTAAATCTCGGTGGACAGGCCGAAGGGCTTTTGTTTGATTCACATGGCATTTTCGTGGTTTGAACTTTTGGGCCCGATGGAACCTTGTTGCGGGTGTCTCCGATCATCTTTCTCACCTTGTCTCGAGGGCGGTAAGTGTCGTTTGGAGACATGAAGGCAGTATGGTGTTGTGTTTCGTATGCCTTCTTTCCACTGTACAGTATGGTTTAGCTCATTTCTGTTCTCCATTGAAATGACGCGATGATGTACGGAAGATGAAGCCGGAAGCCCTCTTCCAACCCAAGCTACTCTCCACGCTGAGGATGAGAAGGACCTACCTGGCAGGCTTCTATTTGCGACATGTCATCTGCGGTGTGCCGCAAACCTTTTGTGAAGAATACGGTAACAAAGCTTAGTGAGTACGGAGTGCACCCGAATAAATATATTGAAGAGCCCCTGAGCTTAGTAGATTTTCTTACATCTTGAGTTCCTACGTTTCTTATGAGCTCTCTCGCCCTCTTATCCTTCGATAATAGAAGTCGAATCTTCATTAGCGTTCCACCTACATCATAACAATTGCTAGATAGCGTTAAGGTGCACATATATATTCAGCACTTATGATGGGTGATAACGAATTACCTATTTACTTAACAGCAATTTCCTTATATCTGCCAATAAGTAACTTTGAGATAGTAGGTAAATTAGAGAAAGACTGGTTGCGGTGGTGCTGACGCCTTCTGGCAGTGGATGGGATACTACGTTGTGGTCAAGGTCGCATTGGCTACCATCACTATGTGTAGTCACCTTCTACCCGTTTCCAAATGTTAGCACAATTTTATCCTTCTCTTTGATACCTCGTGCTATCGAATCTTTAAAGAGCTGCAACGTATGGGGAAATTAGCTGTTTGGCAGGGAAGTGCGCTCTTTGAGACTCCTTTCAGAGTGTCCGGGCCAGATGACACTCGGCTTATTTCCACTTCAAAGTTTCAGTCTAGATGACCTCGACAAGACGGCTGGTCGTACAGCGAAACGACCAGCAGAGGCCCAGAGGCACGGAGTGAACGACTATGGAACGTTCTCGTCATACAAGCGAAACAAACATACGAGTCGAAGTTGAAGGACAGATCAGACAGTTCTTTGTCAAGCTCCTATTTGTATTATGTGCCTTACCGACGAGATCTTGGGGCCTACTTTTCCGTGGCCCGGTCTTGCAACTTCTTACTATTCTACAACATAGCGGGTTCCTAGACTGGTCATTATATGTACTATCGCTGAGTAGGAGTTGACCCGGAAATAGAGAAGCAAGCCATTTTCTGATCAATTCACAGCAATTCGAGTATTCCTATTAGGTCTGACAAAGGAGATTCTGATCTCGTCTACCTCACCATTCACTTCTCTGTGTTGAGGTATACTCTGACATATCGTCACCGATTCACTTCGCACGAGGCCCCATGAGTTTAATACATAAAAGGACGTTCAGCCCGACCATGTGGAAGAAATTTTTCAAAACATATTGCACAAAGCATTCTATCATTGCCCAAAGACACTACCTACCCCTCTCACGCAACCATGAACGCAAGTTCCAGCACTCCAGCGATGACAGCAACGACTGCTCAGCCAGTACTTCACACTGGCATCTGGGACATCATCCTCGAGCAGCTTGCTGTGAGAGGAGACCATGGTACTCTGGCGAATTGCACCCGTCTCAACAAGGAGCTGTCTGAGCTAGCGTCTCGACACCTCTACAGGTAAGCAAAGACCCCTAGAATAAATGATGCCTATCCTCCCCATCGAAGAATTGTCCACTAACCAGGCACCAGTGCGCAATTCTGCCCTCCTAGATATTGGGGCGGAGAGGCTACAGAAAGCCTTTGGGCGAATCTGTCTGCCGACATGTTGGTGTGCGAGGAGCATCCAGACGCGAACGAAGCCTTCCCTGCTACCTACCACCCGTACCTGCTTTACATACGCCATCTGAACCTTCTCAACTTTCTCTCAGTCCACGGGTGCAGACCTTTCCCCGACCAGCGGTTCGTTGCTGTGAACCGTGAGGCTGCCCAGCAGAACCCCGGCTCCACGACTGATCAAAGCATTGTCGCGGCGAACCATGTCACTGCCGAAACCCCGAGCATCGGATGCTTTGGAGATCGCCTCCTCCGCAAGCTGGCTCAAATGTCCACAGAAAAAGGCTTAAACATCATGCTTAAGAGCTTGACGGCAGACTGGTGGATGAATGTCCAGCCAGTCATTCGTACCTTTAGGAAGCTGGAAAGTCTCTCCCTCGTCTTTCTCGATGACTTGGACAAATCTGCAGCCGCATTGATCACGACGCATCTGCCAATCTTGACGAAGATATCAGTGGTACAGGCTGATGACTCTGAAATTGCTTCCTTTGCAGATTTCGTTTGGGAGCTGCCGCCGACCCAGTTGCGTTCGTTCGACTGCTCCCTCAATCAGACGCAGATGCCCCTTTTGGAAGCAATTGCGCAGCAAACTTGTCTACAGGAACTATGTTTGCAATTCGTAGTTCGCCCTCCTTTCGAGTTGTATCGACTCTTTGAGCTGACAAACTTGACATCACTGACCCTCAGCTTCAACTACCAGCCCTCGCCTCAAAATCGTTTGAGATTCAAAAGATGGGCAGAAGAGAACCGCAGCAAGGTTACAGACTGGCTCAAATTTTGCCAGGCTCTTCGCAGCCTCCATCTCTTCCGCTTTCCAGACCTCATTCCCGCTGTTGCTGATGCTCTTCCCTACTTACGTTTACGCAGATTACACATTTTTTCGACGGGATGCTACGAAGACTTCTATGAAGCACTCGAAACGCAGCAGCTCGAGTATCTCTTCTTAGCCGAGTGCTCTGAAGAAGGCCTCGTCAACCCTGCTTCGAGGTCGAAAGAACGAGGCGAGCTCGTCATGAAAGCAGTGACAGCCATGCCGTGTCTTCGGGATCTGCGGCTGCATACATATTCCACTCTGGACTGCAGTGCGCTTGATAATATTGCCAAACACGTACCGAAGCTCCAAACGCTATCCTTTGTCTGCCGAAAAGGCGAGAATTCGACCTGGACGCTCCGCGCTCTCGAAGGCTTCAAGCACCTCACCAGCTTGACAGTACTAGGCCACACCAAGTTCTCGTCGCGCGAGATGCTCTACTGGGTCAGCTACATACATTGCCATCAGCGCCCTGGCGGCTTCAGGCTGAGTCTCCCTGCGCAAGATCCGCGGTCTTGGTACCGAGGAATGAGAGCCCCAGCCCAGATAGTGCCTTCCACTAACGACCCGGCGACGGCAACTCTGAAGCAGGTGTTAAAGTGGCTGGCCGTATTTGGAAGGGAACGCCACTGGCGGGGCAATGACTACGAGGCTGAAGAGGAGCGCATGTTTGTACAGCTTTGGGGCGATGCCAGGGGCCCGGCTGAGGGGCTGCAGCTTCTTAGAGGCTCAGGGCCGTATGCGCCGTGGTCAGGCTTGATGCATAGCACGGGTCTGCCTATTGCTTGGAGGAGCTTTCTCTAAATCATAGCCGGAGAAGTGATTCTGATAGCTGGAGTAAGTTGGTAGATGAATAAACCATGAGTTTATAGTAAATCGAGATGAAATATGAGGTGAGGTTGAGTCAAGGCGCAGGAGCTATGAGGTGTTGCACCGCACCTGCTTCGTTCGAATTTCTGGGGGAAGTTACGTTCTTGGAGCCGCCCCGCAGTACCTGAGTACCCCACGACCACTTTACGCGCCCTGACGCGCTTCGCCTATGACGACCGCCCCTCTCACATTGAAGCAAACCTAACGCAGTGAACTAACATCGAACTTCCTGACATCTGTGACTAAGCTTCAATGATATTATAACTTCAATCCAGACTTCTGCGGTGACACGATGGCTATCCTCAACTTCACGCTCAGCGAGGACGCTGTCGCTGCCTTCCGCGACGTACTCGCCTGCCTGAACAAGTTCAGTGACGAGGTCTCCCTAGAAGCCAAGAAGGACAAGGTCAGTCACCTATTGTCCAAGCACTGCAAACGACAAGCATGCATATTGACCGAATTACATGTAGTTGGTCCTCACAGCACTCAATGCATCTAAGTCGGCATACTCCTGCTTCACATTCACCACCAATCGCTTCTGCTCCCGCTACCAATTCGAGGGAAGTGCGCAGTACCGGGACAAGTTCTACTGCACGCTGTATACCAGGGTATGATTCTCACTGGAATTTTGACATATATATTGCCAGAGTCTCATTGTTCTACAGTCACTCGCCTCCATCTTCCGAAGCCGTGCAGGTGGCGATCCTCAGCGTGATCGCGAGAAGGAGAGCACGATTGATCGTTGTGATGTCGCTATTGAAGATGGACCAGGTGTCAAGAGTCGCTTCATCGTGAAGCTAGTTTTCCGGAATGGTATGCTTATTAACCTGGATCAGCACGACATAGAAGTAACTGATCAGTGATTCAGGTGTCACATCTACACATCGACTGCCGTTCGAGGTTGCGGTGCCAGTGCACGCCAAATTCGACCGAGATGAAGCGATCCATCATTGGACCATCCCGTCGCGGACTTTGAGGCAACTGATGGAACATTTTGGTCCTGGAGTCGAGCTTCTGGATATTAACTCAGATGGCGAACATGTTAACTTCACATGCTACACAGAGAAGACGACAAATGGAGACGGTTGGCTCCAAAACTCCTTGGATGTGTCTATGTATACTAACATCAGATGCAGAGGTTCTCAAGAAACCACTACACACATCAATCGCCATTGAGGTCGACGAATTCGAAGACATAGAAGTCGAGGATAAGCTCCGCATCGTTATCAGCGTCAAGGACTTCCGCGCCATTATCCAGCACGCTGGCATCACCGGCAACCACATCTCCGCTCGATACTCTAATCCGGCGCGTCCGATACTGTTCACTTATCCCGGCGACGGCATGAGTTGCGAGTTTCTGCTCATGACGGTCGGCGAGAAGGGTAACCCGGCCCAGAAGACGAAGAAAGGCAAGGCGAAGGGCGCCCAGGCGGCTCCGCAGCAACAGCTCGAAGCCGCGTCTAGAAGACAGAGTGCCGCGCCGTCTGAGACCCCGCAGCCCCAGGAGCAACCACCCGCGCAGAGTATGCCGCCTCCAGCGCCGTCGGCGTCTGTATCACGGAGTGGAGTCGCCGCGCGCACTTCACTGTTCGATTTGCGGCCATCACAGCGACCGCCTCCCGCAACCATGGCTTCTCAAAGCCTGTTTGTGGACGACCAAGACGAACAGGCGTGGGAGCCCGTCAGGTACGAAGAGGACGATGATCCAGACTTGGATGCAAGACTTGGGTGGGATCATAGTAATCAGCCCGTAAGTCTCTCTGGCCCGATCGATCTACCTAGGACCATGATCTTAACCCACATGTCTCTTCAGACCGCTTCTTCTATGCACCTTGACCGCAAAGTCGCTGAAGAGAATGCCGAATTCGACCCGACTCCAGCCAGTAGCGCAGGATTGGAGCCCACACAGCGCCTTGATGATGTTAGGCGCCTGGGCTTATTCTACCAGGGCCCATGATTTATTTGAATGGATGGCAGTGCGATGATGTTGCTGCCGTGCC from Colletotrichum lupini chromosome 2, complete sequence carries:
- a CDS encoding alkaline phosphatase — protein: MSSERTPLINDRREGDDSDDSSRTPPGPSRLREIVLFAWALLATAALIVLAVWTQHRSSTKFPRPTEGKRNLIFMVSDGMGPASLSLTRSFRQHVEGLPEDDVLTLDRHFWGSSRTRSSNSLVTDSAAGATAFSCGKKSYNGAISVLPDYEPCGTVLEAAKRAGFMTGLVVTTDITDATPACFASHVLTRAMNDDIALQEVGDGPLGRVVDIMLGGGRCHFLPNGTDGSCRLDNTDVVKKAQDEFGWTYAGDRAGFDALEGGEKVSFPQLGLFAHYDIPFEIDRRNMSDVYPSLSEMAATALRALEKATENSDKGFFLMIEGSRIDHAGHINDPAAQVREVLEYDKAFKLVSDFVKDSKTESLLVATSDHETGGLATALQEPGHLPVYNWYPKALAKASASAELLSKKFLQKVASTSGKTLNKEELKQWVNKELVVPGLGIDNAHPEELQALVDHPEVSVQTFAAMISLRAHVGWSTHGHTALDVNVYSTGGDEAQKIRGNVENTDVGKFLRGYLKVDVDAITEELKEKMNKKQLGAMNLQQQQMAALAEDPSTWSQPHGLEYAHLVKAGAA